In one Tachysurus vachellii isolate PV-2020 chromosome 24, HZAU_Pvac_v1, whole genome shotgun sequence genomic region, the following are encoded:
- the gcgrb gene encoding glucagon receptor isoform X1, which yields MFLRLLLILLTFSSHTQVCLALKELREQWAIYRNECIQSFSSSPPARGFVCNRTFDHYTCWPDGLPGSIVNVSCPWYLPWYRKVKQGKVYRVCGADGRWANGKNTTECDENDVRLEEYWRIVSKFRVMYTVGYSLSLAALVLALGILAAFRKLHCMRNNIHMNLFGSFILRAVSILVKDALLDLINTQTGQYHNQDQSMFDIKITAGCRVAMVMMQYSVIANNYWLLVEGLYLHSLLVITVFSERNYFYVYLCIGWGAPVIFVLPWATLKYLYENDLCWEKNVNMGYWWIIRSPILFAYLINFFIFIRIIKILMSKLKAHQMRYTDYKFRLAKSTLTLIPLLGIHAILFTFVIDESVDRESLLRLIRLFYDLFFSSFQVRGQKGLLVAILYCFVNKEVQNEMLKRWKRWKLGKDIEEEYRNTHSQTAHGKGASVNMPLPPERSDTPDSAASAPPTEESRHLVIICRNGASLAQGISRAGLQEGTSNCSSLTEDICLEERIHNTNHPIGTEECDV from the exons ATGTTCCTGCGGCTGCTCCTGATCCTGTTAACATTCtcgtcacacacacag GTCTGTTTGGCTCTGAAGGAGCTACGAGAGCAATGGGCCATCTACAGGAATGAATGCATTCAGAGCTTCAGCAGCAGCCCACCTGCTAGAG GTTTTGTGTGTAACAGGACTTTTGATCACTACACATGTTGGCCTGATGGCTTGCCTGGCTCCATCGTTAACGTTTCCTGTCCGTGGTATCTGCCGTGGTATCGCAAAG ttaagcAGGGTAAAGTGTATCGAGTGTGTGGTGCAGACGGTAGATGGGCCAACGGGAAAAACACCACAGAGTGTGACGAGAATGACGTGCGACTG gaagagTATTGGCGGATTGTAAGTAAATTCAGGGTCATGTATACAGTTGGTTATTCACTCTCTCTGGCAGCTTTGGTCCTTGCTCTTGGAATCCTTGCAGCCTTCAG GAAGTTACACTGTATGAGGAACAACATTCACATGAATTTGTTCGGCTCATTCATCCTGCGTGCCGTGTCAATCTTGGTGAAAGACGCACTGCTGGATCTGAtcaacacacagacaggacaaTACCACAACCAGGACCAGAGCATGTTTGACatcaag ATAACTGCAGGATGTcgggttgccatggtgatgatGCAGTACAGTGTGATAGCGAATAATTACTGGTTGTTGGTGGAGGGTTTGTACCTGCACAGCCTCTTGGTCATAACCGTCTTCTCAGAGAGAAACTACTTCTACGTGTACCTGTGCATCggctggg GTGCGCCGGTGATATTCGTGTTGCCGTGGGCGACATTGAAGTATCTGTATGAAAATGATCT ATGCTGGGAGAAGAATGTAAACATGGGCTACTGGTGGATCATCCGCTCGCCCATCTTGTTTGCCTATCTG attaatttctttatatttattagaattataaAGATCCTGATGTCCAAACTTAAAGCTCATCAGATGAGGTACACGGACTATAAGTTCAG ATTGGCTAAATCCACACTTACGCTGATTCCACTGTTGGGGATTCACGCCATCCTCTTCACCTTCGTCATCGATGAGTCCGTGGACAGAGAATCTCTCTTGCGGCTCATTCGCCTCTTCTATGACCTTTTCTTCAGCTCTTtccaggtcagaggtcaaaag ggTTTGCTGGTGGCCATTTTGTACTGCTTTGTTAACAAAGAG GTACAGAATGAGATGTTGAAGCGATGGAAGCGTTGGAAGCTTGGGAAAGACATTGAGGAGGAATATCGCAACACGCACAGCCAAACGGCTCATGGGAAGGGTGCTAGTGTCAACATGCCTTTACCGCCGGAACGTTCAGACACCCCTGACTCTGCAGCTTCAGCCCCGCCCACAGAGGAGAGCCGCCATCTTGTGATTATCTGCCGGAACGGTGCAAGCCTGGCGCAAGGGATCAGCAGGGCAGGGCTTCAGGAGGGCACTAGTAACTGCAGCTCTCTGACCGAGGACATCTGCTTAGAGGAGCGAATTCACAACACAAACCATCCAATAGGGACAGAGGAAtgtgatgtgtaa
- the gcgrb gene encoding glucagon receptor isoform X2 — protein sequence MFLRLLLILLTFSSHTQVCLALKELREQWAIYRNECIQSFSSSPPARGFVCNRTFDHYTCWPDGLPGSIVNVSCPWYLPWYRKVKQGKVYRVCGADGRWANGKNTTECDENDVRLEEYWRIVSKFRVMYTVGYSLSLAALVLALGILAAFRKLHCMRNNIHMNLFGSFILRAVSILVKDALLDLINTQTGQYHNQDQSMFDIKITAGCRVAMVMMQYSVIANNYWLLVEGLYLHSLLVITVFSERNYFYVYLCIGWGAPVIFVLPWATLKYLYENDLCWEKNVNMGYWWIIRSPILFAYLINFFIFIRIIKILMSKLKAHQMRYTDYKFRLAKSTLTLIPLLGIHAILFTFVIDESVDRESLLRLIRLFYDLFFSSFQGLLVAILYCFVNKEVQNEMLKRWKRWKLGKDIEEEYRNTHSQTAHGKGASVNMPLPPERSDTPDSAASAPPTEESRHLVIICRNGASLAQGISRAGLQEGTSNCSSLTEDICLEERIHNTNHPIGTEECDV from the exons ATGTTCCTGCGGCTGCTCCTGATCCTGTTAACATTCtcgtcacacacacag GTCTGTTTGGCTCTGAAGGAGCTACGAGAGCAATGGGCCATCTACAGGAATGAATGCATTCAGAGCTTCAGCAGCAGCCCACCTGCTAGAG GTTTTGTGTGTAACAGGACTTTTGATCACTACACATGTTGGCCTGATGGCTTGCCTGGCTCCATCGTTAACGTTTCCTGTCCGTGGTATCTGCCGTGGTATCGCAAAG ttaagcAGGGTAAAGTGTATCGAGTGTGTGGTGCAGACGGTAGATGGGCCAACGGGAAAAACACCACAGAGTGTGACGAGAATGACGTGCGACTG gaagagTATTGGCGGATTGTAAGTAAATTCAGGGTCATGTATACAGTTGGTTATTCACTCTCTCTGGCAGCTTTGGTCCTTGCTCTTGGAATCCTTGCAGCCTTCAG GAAGTTACACTGTATGAGGAACAACATTCACATGAATTTGTTCGGCTCATTCATCCTGCGTGCCGTGTCAATCTTGGTGAAAGACGCACTGCTGGATCTGAtcaacacacagacaggacaaTACCACAACCAGGACCAGAGCATGTTTGACatcaag ATAACTGCAGGATGTcgggttgccatggtgatgatGCAGTACAGTGTGATAGCGAATAATTACTGGTTGTTGGTGGAGGGTTTGTACCTGCACAGCCTCTTGGTCATAACCGTCTTCTCAGAGAGAAACTACTTCTACGTGTACCTGTGCATCggctggg GTGCGCCGGTGATATTCGTGTTGCCGTGGGCGACATTGAAGTATCTGTATGAAAATGATCT ATGCTGGGAGAAGAATGTAAACATGGGCTACTGGTGGATCATCCGCTCGCCCATCTTGTTTGCCTATCTG attaatttctttatatttattagaattataaAGATCCTGATGTCCAAACTTAAAGCTCATCAGATGAGGTACACGGACTATAAGTTCAG ATTGGCTAAATCCACACTTACGCTGATTCCACTGTTGGGGATTCACGCCATCCTCTTCACCTTCGTCATCGATGAGTCCGTGGACAGAGAATCTCTCTTGCGGCTCATTCGCCTCTTCTATGACCTTTTCTTCAGCTCTTtccag ggTTTGCTGGTGGCCATTTTGTACTGCTTTGTTAACAAAGAG GTACAGAATGAGATGTTGAAGCGATGGAAGCGTTGGAAGCTTGGGAAAGACATTGAGGAGGAATATCGCAACACGCACAGCCAAACGGCTCATGGGAAGGGTGCTAGTGTCAACATGCCTTTACCGCCGGAACGTTCAGACACCCCTGACTCTGCAGCTTCAGCCCCGCCCACAGAGGAGAGCCGCCATCTTGTGATTATCTGCCGGAACGGTGCAAGCCTGGCGCAAGGGATCAGCAGGGCAGGGCTTCAGGAGGGCACTAGTAACTGCAGCTCTCTGACCGAGGACATCTGCTTAGAGGAGCGAATTCACAACACAAACCATCCAATAGGGACAGAGGAAtgtgatgtgtaa